The Gemmatimonadota bacterium genome segment TGTAGAGCCACGAGCCTCCGCGCACGGTTTCTGCCTCCGGATGCTTCTCCCTTACGTCTCGAAGAAGACAGGTTAGCTCATGACGTCTGACACCGACACGTTCAAGGCTCAGAGCGCCCTTCCCAGAAGTGTCGGCGTTACGAAAGTGAAGACGGAGCCTGGGTTCATTCCGGAAAGGGTAGCTATACCAGAAGCACCCAAAGCCGTCCTGGGCATTGATTGGCAGTTCATCTTTCTCGCGTTCGAGATAGTGGTCGTAGGCCCAGCGATCCGGCTCACTCGTATTTCGTAGTCCTTTCAAAAAGCTCTGCCAGGCCTCACTTTCTTGCGCTGTCTCCTTTGTGACCCGAATGTTCAAAAGTGTCCGAAGCATTGTGCAGTCGATCAGGGTGTCTTCCAGGGGGCTGTGAGATAATTCGGACATCCGTCTGGCAAAGGCCAGCTGGACCGAGATGAACTCATATGGTAGGCTGAGTTTGGGCATTTGTTGTTAGTCTCTGGAGTAGTGGTTGGAGTCGGGATGACGCAAGCTTAGGGGCTTTTTATTTAAGAATTTTCACAGATTTTAAAAGGTAAATGGGATACTACGCCGACAGAATGTCTCCTCCGATACCGGTCATTTCCAGCGAAATTTTCTCTATGCTCAAGTATACTGAACGAACTTGAGCTTCTTGTTGTGCGTTGCCTCCACCTCACCAACAGAACGCGGTACGGCAGAATCCATAGGCACCCAGGTACACGCGCGGAGTATCGGAGGCTGAAGACATTCTGCCATCCTTTCTTAAGTCTGCATGAGGATTTCAACTCGATTCCCAAAAGGATCCCGAAATTCGAAGCGATCGATGCCGGAAATTGCGATGGATTTTTCTATCTCGACGCCCGCCTCAGCAAGCAGAGACCTCCAAAAAGAGATGTCTGTCACCTCGTAGGCCAGGTGTGCCTTGGTAGCCAGCCGATCCACGCCTTCTTCGATTCCTACGTGAACCTGGCGATCACCGACTTGCAACCACAATCCACCTCGGGCCTTAAGCGATTCCGGCTTCTCGATTTCGGGTAACCCTAAAATGCCGCAATAGAACTCCCTCGCAGCATCCTCAGCGCCCCTGGGTACCGTAATCTGTGCGTGGTGTAAGCTCTTAATCATTTCCCTTTCCAGCCTAAGATGCGAATCCGGTTTGCGTGTAACGTTCTCGCGGGTTGCGAACCTGCGAGCGGGTTGCTGAAGACCATGGCGCAAATGCGCCACAGCGCAAGTGGACCTGTTATATGCCTGTGGCAGGTTTGGATCTCATAAGAAACAGTACGGGGAGATCAGTGTCGGGTTTCTTCCGCCTTTCCGAAGCCTCCGTAGAGAGCGAACAGACCTTTCTTCCAAAGCACATCAACTCTCTCAAACCCGACTTTTGATAGCAGAGAGAGATGATGAGGAATATCCAACGGAGAATCTTCTATCAAAGAGTTCTTCAGGATCGGCTCAACTCTATCTTCTGGAAAGTTCCGTCGAAGCAACTCAGCCCAATCTTCGAATCCAAGCATGGTCAGTTCTGCTTTTGAGCCGTGAACGTGGTCAAGACACAGAAAGCATCCGCCTGGCTTGATCCAATTGCGAATCCGTGCGTATAGACCCTCGTATTCCGATTCTAGTCTGCCATGACACAGCGCATACGATGAGACCACACAATCGAACGAATCGGCTTCAAGTTGTACGTCATCATCTGCGAACAAATCCCCGACAACGGTTCTGAACTCGGCACCGGTCTCTTCCAGCCGTCTCGCTGCTTCCGTCAGAAGCTTTTCCGATATATCCAAGAGCGTAATCTGGCTCTGGGGAAACCGACCCAAAACAAGCTTCGAGAGCCTGCCCGTTCCAGCTCCCAGGTCCAGAACGGAAGGGGCAGACGGAACAAGGGTGGCCATAGTTCGAAACAGGAGTTCGTGCGTGTATTGGAAGTCGGGTGAGACCTTGCTCGCATTTGAAAAAAAATTGAAAGCGTCGGGCACATCTCGAAACCCCTGGTTAACTTGCTCCCGCGTTTTCTTGACGGCAATTCCTTGATCCAGCATATCCCGAATCTCTGAAAACGCACGATCGTCCATTTTGGATCTCCAAATGTCTCTAGGGTTTTGCTGTGTCTCCGCCTTTCCTGCATGCTCAGTCACACGCTTGCTGCTCAAAGTTCCTCACGATCATTCCAGGAGCTTTCTCGAATCCAAGTCTCTCGTAGAATCTCTGGACCTGCTGGTCACAGATCAGGTCAATCATGTAGAGATCTTTGAGCTTTCGAACCATGCGTCTGACCAGCTCAGATCCGATGCCTTTCCCTTGCCATTCCGGCAGCATCTCAAGATGTGGGATATAGGCGCACGAAACACCGTCCGATATGGCACTGATGAAGCCAATCACCTTCCCCTCAGAAGAAACTGCAAGAACCACGTAGTCGCTTCCCTGTAGGATTCTTAGATGCGTCTCGGGAGAGGGAGGGTTAGGCCATCCGACAAAGAACCCCTTTAGATTGTCTGATCCGATCCCGTCGGTAGTGTCTTGATATGTAATCTGCATATAGCATTTATCCTCTGGTGTATCACTTCGCTAATCCTTGCCGGTTCGTGGTTCACCACCAAAACGGAGCAGGTTGCCGTCCAAATCTACGACATGCAACTCGCAAGCCCAGGGATTATCGATCAACTCTCCTCTTATGTGCGCA includes the following:
- a CDS encoding class I SAM-dependent methyltransferase, with product MDDRAFSEIRDMLDQGIAVKKTREQVNQGFRDVPDAFNFFSNASKVSPDFQYTHELLFRTMATLVPSAPSVLDLGAGTGRLSKLVLGRFPQSQITLLDISEKLLTEAARRLEETGAEFRTVVGDLFADDDVQLEADSFDCVVSSYALCHGRLESEYEGLYARIRNWIKPGGCFLCLDHVHGSKAELTMLGFEDWAELLRRNFPEDRVEPILKNSLIEDSPLDIPHHLSLLSKVGFERVDVLWKKGLFALYGGFGKAEETRH
- a CDS encoding GNAT family N-acetyltransferase, with the protein product MTYQDTTDGIGSDNLKGFFVGWPNPPSPETHLRILQGSDYVVLAVSSEGKVIGFISAISDGVSCAYIPHLEMLPEWQGKGIGSELVRRMVRKLKDLYMIDLICDQQVQRFYERLGFEKAPGMIVRNFEQQACD
- a CDS encoding glyoxalase, which encodes MIKSLHHAQITVPRGAEDAAREFYCGILGLPEIEKPESLKARGGLWLQVGDRQVHVGIEEGVDRLATKAHLAYEVTDISFWRSLLAEAGVEIEKSIAISGIDRFEFRDPFGNRVEILMQT